Below is a genomic region from Tenrec ecaudatus isolate mTenEca1 chromosome 15, mTenEca1.hap1, whole genome shotgun sequence.
caattcaacaggTTCTACCTCGACAGTGTACTGGCATTGAGTACGTACAGTGAAGTGGTGCAaccattttcattcttcttttccGAGTTGCTCCTTTCCcagtaacataaactcactgcctgcTAAAGTTCCTATCTAATCTTTGAAGTTGCTGTTGTAAATTTGATCTCATAGTTAAAAGATAGTTTTTAAAAGGGCGTTCTACTCAAGGCAGACTTTTCTTACTAgctaagctaaactattgtttggttttcagGCTTCAGGGAATATTTTTTTGTTTAAGGCTATCTTAGGACAATGATTTCAGGATGTCCTGTACCCTCCATGGTCCCAGAAAGTCTAGTTGTTGTTGGGTATTATCAAGTcacctctgacccatagtgaccccatgcacaactgaacaaaatAGGGCACTGTCCAGTGACTTCCTCAATGGTACCTATGCCTGAACCCtttgatgcagcctctgtgtcaatccatctcatagaaGGCCTTTTTTTGccgcccctccaccttaccaaacatgatgtccttttccagtgactggtctctcatgacaataTGCCAAAGTATATAaggcaaagtcttgtcatccttgcctctaaggagaactctggccttacttcttccaatacagaccggtttgtgcttttagcagtccatggtactttcatggttcttctccagcaccacaattcaaatacatctggTCTTCCATAGTCAATgaccaactttctcatgcatatgatgcaatggagaatattaTGGCGTGGATCAaaggcaccttagttctcaaagtaacatccttgctctttgatattctaaagagatcttgtgcagcaaaacATCTTGAGTTCATGACAAATGGATATTCCATTCTACATCTCCCCTTTAGATCAAGAGTAAATGTTCAGTAATACTAGTCAGGCATCATCCTGGTCTGATCTCATGCCATAGGAAGCAGTTGTTCCTAGAGGCAATTAGCCACACCTGCCTCCTATTCTTGACCTTTTTTTGTTCTATTGTTCTAGGTGTGTAGACAATAATTATTGTAACTTGGAGGGTTGCTTTCAAAGttttaagatctcagacactaGGCAACAAACTAGGTGGTATAACAAATGCACTGAACACTTTACTTGGGCCATTAATTATAATGTCACATGAAATTGTGACCAAAACCTCCAAACGAAGGATCCCAATTCCAGGAGGTATTTGGTTATAACATAGTAGCTTgagcagtgtggtagttacataatctggtgtcaatttgagaggattatgagcgaAGCGGTGGAGTCTGGTttttcaatcaggccatagccaatgaggcctctatgtgggcatagccttctcctgagacttCTGGAaattctggtattttctccttggaggtgaaaGACGCACTCTCTTTTGGagaactcccttggagactctactaacaaggctgactcccttcgAGACAtctctaaggagaagccacatggacctactctaatgcagccttgggtgctggagaagccacgtagagaccctgcCATGACTGAGATGCTTatgacaccactggatccactggaCTTTGCACCCTCtgacctgtgatgttcctgcactcagtgtcattgcatgtgtgtcatgagtcaggagagaactttatagattggtatcagacctatgggctaataacaaatttatggacttgatctggaaggagctgggatgtttcttcaatattcaactgctcatgtatataaacttctttctatacacatatgtgtgtctatgaatttgcttctctaataTACCCATACTCatgtctcgtgatcacacaggctggagtgcttcttccatgtaggcttggttGCTtgtgagctaaatggccacttgtttaccttaaaatCTTTAAGACCTTCAAATCTATAGCCcggctatatctttggatagctggcttccatcagctttcttcaccacatttgtttatgcacccactttgtcttcagcaattgtgtcgggaaggtgagcatcatggaatgctagtttaatagaacaaagtattcttgcattgagggagtccttgagtggaggcccagtgtccatctgccaccttaatactaaacctataaatatattaacatatatatatttccacatcctcatatataaatatatttacatatatacatgcctttgtttagtcctctataaatgccctttgcttcctagttctttctctatttccttttatgttcctcttgtccAATTATCACGCACAGCTtttatttggttttcagtaattcctcttggaattATATTACCTTTGAACAAGCCCTAcgaggcatcctacaccctcctcatcaccaatttggatcacttattattcccttgtccctgggtttgttaaaaccacttcctttccccccacctcctcttctcccatgctcCCCCCTAGAACTGTTggtcacattgttttctcctccagattgttcatccagtctatcttacttaaacagacatgcagagataaaaacatgcacaaaaacaagacagagcaaaacaaagcaacaaaagaaaacaacaacaacaaaaaccagtgacaaaaaaacaacaacaaaagaaaggaaaacctaaAGTTaggtcaaggattgtttgttggcctttcggaGTATTTTcaggttgaatctgatggggtgccacaccctgtccccacagtctacttttggtattaccTGGGGACTTCAGTGCTCTGTTCCCCATGCTATCCTGTTGCACACCCATtgtgttttgcctaggtgtggtggggtcaaattgggtgcaattcccacattgtgtctccagagtCATCCCCCGtaggggtatgggtcagtgagggatgtcatgtctcctagtgggaccAGATATATGGCCTTCTctttggattggctgctctgagtagagatattgtcctcaaggcttggtgggccaggatgtactccactctctcttcctcccccttcatttgctcccatgtgctctgattagacatgtccctctccctgagctgcagcttcagcactgtcctctaaagtaaatttttctggggggaggggcaagtgcccctcacacctctccactggttcccttcttcatgccagtatgttgcattcacatcttagagcactgggttgaactcTGGTCCCTCTTTACTATGGAGATctgaacaatacccttccctggggtggtttagtgccctgtttccctgaTACCAATTTGttggggttccccccccccctttttaccCCCTTCCTATTTAGTTGACTACTATATATATCCCTTGATATGGtatgacccctgccatactacctggatgtcaccccaggaatgttgcagccttttccctatgcccctttttcatGTTTTTAAGGATACCTCAGTgtactcatgctgtacttgtccttttgtgcttggcttacttcgcttagcaaaatttcctccagttttgcccatgtggcgatgtgcttcatacggtcatcactgctttttagcaatgtgtggtactccattgtatgtatgtacagcagttttttaacccattcatcagttgatggaaatatgggttgtttctaactccttgcaattgtgaactctgCCAGGATGGGCATTGGAGTACAGATgtttggctgtggtttgtttcttgcctcttcagggtatatgcccagtatgggtgctgctgggtcatatggtagctcaatttccatctgttttagatattgccaaatcgatttccataatggctgtacaaacctacaggtccaccagcagtggatgagagttcctgtctccccactggccctccaacacttgtAGCTTTCTAAGTTTTTTAATtaggctgtctttgagggtgttaggtggtatctatctccttgttgttttaatttgcatttctcttatggctaatgattgggaacattttcccaTATGTTTATGGgcaattcggatttctgcccctgtgaaatttctgttcagatcctttgcccacctcctcagtgggaaagtagtttttttttttaattgtttgggaagttagcagagtattgtagatttttgtaTTAAGGCCCTTGTCTGATGTGTGATTGCTAAAGGTGTttccccagtccatgggctctcttattaccctcttgatgaattcttttaatgtacacaggtgttttatcttcagtatgtccCACTTGTCATTTTTTGCCTATGCTATatttgtgtccttctctatttctgacagcctatgtattccttgGGCCAaaattctcaggttggtcccaatttcctcatttaTGGCCCTAATACCTTGGGGTTTtacttgaggtctgtgatccaccttgaatttattcttgcgcttggagtgagataaggatcttgtaccacttttctgcaggtagatatccattttttccagcatcacttgttaaagaggtcatctgcttcccattggatatttggggggccttatcaaagatcagttgtctgtaagctgatgattttatttctgcgttttcagttcttttccattggtctgagtatctgtcaataTACccataccatgtggttttgaccactgtgatcgTAGAATATGTGCTaaggtcaggtaaagcaagtcctcctactgtgtccttcttcttgatgagttctcttctaattctgggcttcttctctctccaaatGAAGTTGATAAtcggtttttccaattctttgaagaaatattGGGGTAATTGTATtgagattgcattaaatttatatagtaccttgggaaGAACTTACATctctactatattgagtcttccaatccatgaccatgggatatttttccatttgttggggacgctcttggtttcttgtaatagtgtactgtagtttttctcatatagatcttttgttcctttagtcaggtatatccctagatgtttctatttgtgcttggctattgtgaagggtgccGCCTTTTTTAATCTCCTCTGTGACCTTATCCATGTGTATAGAAGTCTGATAGACTTATGtttattgattttgtatcctgccactctgccatactcctctattacttctagtactccccttgtgggacttttgggattttctatatataaaatcatatcatctacaaataacgatagtttcacctcttccttccccagacgaatacattTGAAAACTTTTCTTTGccctatgctgttagctaaaacctccagtatgatattaaataagagtggggaccagGGGCAtcattgtctggtcccctttttcagtggggttgtgttcatcttttctccattgactaccacattggctgttggtttctcatatacagcttgtattgtcttgaggaattttccttccattcctatcttctcgagTGTCTTAAATATGaattgatgttggatgttgtcaaaagcTTTTACCCCATCcatagatattatcatgtggttcttatagtttttcatgtcaatgtggcaaatgatactaatggtctgaATCCCTGGTATTAATCCCActtagtcatggtgaattatttgttttatatacttttgtattctgttggctcatATTtcattaaggatttttacatcaatgtttattagggatattggtctacagttctcaattcttatgggatccttgcctggtttgggtatcagagttaaacTAGCTTCCTAGAAGTAGTTcaagagtttgctgtctttttctttgttctgaaagagtttaggaaggattggtgtcagttcttctttgaatgcttggtagaattctcctgtgaagacatctggtccaggggatttttttgtgtgtgctgatCATCTCTTGATAATTtagtatatttcttctattgttctgggtcttttgagattcttgatgtccatcagggatagtctggggagggactgtttttccaaaaaTTGGTCCATGTCTTCAAAGTTGTTAAATTCATTGGACTACAATCCTTCATAGCACTGTGTAATTAtccctttgatttcattagggtctgttttaatgtcccctctttcatcccttattcttgctattgaaatttgttccttcctttctttggttaggttgccAGCGGTCTGTTAATTCTGTTcattttttcaaagaaccaacttttagcagcattaattttttccatgattttcttattttccctctcctgaatctcagcactgatttttattatttcttttcttttgctcttaataggattgtcctgctgactcagctctagttgttgtaaattttgcgccagcatatcaatcatcagTCTTGCTTCCATTTTCCGGTGTTTATGTATTGCTATGAGACTtcgtctgataactgcctttgctatgtcccataagttttggtacatcgtgttctcagtctcattggtttctagaaatttcctgatttaatCTCTAATCTggtccagtatgcactccttttgcattaGAGTTatgcatcctccaattgtttgctcttattttcttaatCTCccctttgttgatttccagtctatgGTTCAGTGGTCAGAGGGAAagatctgtatgatatcaatgtgcttaaatttatgtagattcgcatTATGCTCCACCATGTGGTCTATCTCAAATATATGCTATGctagcttgaaaagaatgtgaattttttcatatttggatgaaaagctctgtaaatatctgtcGGGTcagattgtctaattgtagtgtttagatatctagcctccttgttgagtttctttccctgttatCTATCTTTCATAGAGAGCAGTGtactgaagtcacccactataattattgaggctgtgatttctttttacatcttttagggggtttggttgacatatttagtcggtctttcttttgaggaatatatgtttaaaatacttagtggttctttgccaaCCGTCTCTTGAGCATTGTATAGTATCCCTCCTtagctctttttatttttttttattttttttttcatttatggttttatttagcACAAATAAAACTCGAAAATGGGCCATCTACTCATTTTCTTCACTGCGCAGCCTGGCGTTGGGATTGGTGACTCTGATGGCCAGCTGGGCTGCTCTTTCTACAATGGCTTTGCGATTCTTGGAGGAAACGTTGTGAGCAATCTCTGCACAATACGACTTGTTGCACATCAGCAGCACTTCCAGCTCCTTGACGTTGTGGACCAGAAACTTGCGGAAGCCACTGGGCAGCATGTGCTTGGTTTTCTTGTTGCTCCCATAACCAATGTTGGGCATCAAGATCTGGCCCTTGAATCTTCTCCGAACCCTGTTGTCAATGCCTCTGGGCTTGCGCCAGTTGCGCTTAATCTTTACATAGCGGTCGGACTGGTGCCGGATGAACTTCTTGGTCCTCTTTTTTACAATTTTAGGTTTCACCAAGGGTCTGAGGGCAGCCATGATGCCGGTGGGAGATGGCTGCCTCCTCCGTAGGCAGCGCCGAAGAAGAGAAGGGAGACCTTAGCTCTTTTTATAGTTTTCACTTTAAGATCGAGTTTAtctaagattaggattgcaacccctgctttttatgAATTGCTGTatgcttggtatacctttctaCAGCCGTTGATTCTCAGGCTATTTtcgtctgtaatcttgagatgtgtctcctataggcagcatattgatgggttgtgttttctatgccagtctgctagcctctgtcttttaatgtctgacttcagtccattgatattcagggttattatctccatctatggattctgtgatgtcatcttatacattatgtgttgagtgttttcctccttttctcttcagtgtgttgtgcatgtgtttgtgtgtgtgtgtgtagcattcttgatttctttccacccttaagccaattctatcatgggggctgttttctctttgttgccctctgggtgaggctgttgtctgtggtggtctcttatttttgCTTGGtgcgtgttgttcttctgcctatactgggtcggcaaggatattttgtagggctgggtttcttctaacgtattctttgagtttttccttgtctgggaagattcttacttctccatctatcttgatcgataatttggctgggtcgATTATTCTTGTGTTTGTGTTATTTTCATGCAGTTTttgaatgttactccactctcctcttCATAGGTtcagctgataggtctgagcatattcttatttgggaacctttatatgtgattgcttgtttttccctagctcctctcatgattttctccttttcctcaaagttagataatttaactattatatgacGTCTTCGGATTCAgtgtagctggtgttctttccgcttcctgaatggttgcctggttttcattctttaagctggggaagtttacctccaagaattctctcaccatTGAAGCAAatggcttctttgttgtgtcttcctccagtaatctaATTATTCTGATGTTATTCTTCTTCATAACATCTGACatagttcttaagttttcttcagcttctctgatgatcttattagatttttgtttgcatttgtttaaatCTGCTTGGCTGTCTGCTAGGTCACTGTTcaattctctgcttcctccagtcgattctagaGATCCATGGTTCTGCTCCTGgtgtttgttatctcctcccaacTCTCTCATATTTCACTTtcatgtatggactttatctcctctataatttcattctttttctgtattgtttcactCATATTCTGTATaactccaaacagcattctgagtatttctctctgtggcagatcaatatcGGTTTCTCTTATGCACGTCATTAAGTTCAGGAAATCTTCCattaccttttgtttctcctgttttttttattgaggtcgttggggctgatggctgttttcattgcattgttttagcggagccaggtgccattttccaggtagTCGAAGAGGCACGGGCTCTCTCTGGAGATTCTTAGGAATGCTTCATCAAACTGCCTGCAGACAATTTCACTATGGAAATGGCCTactactttatcctcctgtggctccaCTCTTTCCCTGGTCAactagtattctgttatttggagggaaagTTGGATAGTCCTATCAGGGgacactggttgggttgttgtggactcACGAGGATGGTGATGTACTGGGTGACCTTACAAGAAGCCGTGAGGGTGTGGGCCACAGTTTCTTGGGGTGTCTCAGAGGGTACGTGGAGGTGCCTGCTGCAATGAGAGTACCACAGAAGGCTGTTGGGTTGCcttctttggtgtagagcactgaaAATTGTGGGTAGATtttccctggtcaggtagatcaTTGTGGAGGTTGGACAGAGGTTCCCGTGGAACATTGgcgagtgttggccaagctgccttaggcAATATGAGGCTGTAAGACAGGCAGGAGGAAGTTTCCCTCAGTCACCTGGGACCACAGAGAACAGATAATGGCTCCCCCagtcacacaggcaggaattccctgggaagaagttgggcaaaATATCCCCTGGTGAAGGGCGGCGGGCTTTCTTGAGCCTTGTGCTACACTGCAGAGGGTGGAGACCTCCAAGCTAGGTGTAGGGTACACATAAATGTCCTTGGCTAAGGgttgtggtctggaggtcagaagTAGCATGTGATTGAaaagggaagagacaaagaaggaAAAACTAAGCCTGCCTAGACTGTGGGAGGATATAGAGAATGGGGTAGTAAAAGTATACCTGAGCCCCGATCCCTAACcatggggctgcaagggtttaatccttgccacgaggtggtggcaagctgtcactgtgttgagataaagcccctgcaccAGCTCCAAATTATCCTAACTCTGGCTGACACAGAGatggggctaaggtcaaactcAAGCCGCCCTCCACCATAAGCCAAAAGCCCTCAGTCCCTCaaagccttgtggatctgtgcctacttaaccTTATGATACTACCCCTGCAACCCGGcaatgttgaatttccctcttagtaactcttctGGGTTGATGTCTgatgagtccctctggtatgtgttactcaattGCCATCTTCTCAGAAGTCTcctaccacagttttttgatccgcAATTCTGtttatggaaatttggattgttttcaactccttgcaattgtgatctgtgccatgatgaacattggagcacatatgtctggctgcagtttgtttcttgcctcttctgtttatatacccagtagggggattgctggttcTTATGATAGTTCAATCTccttctgttttagatattgccaaatcaatttccacaatggctgtacatacctcagtctaccagcagtggatgagagttcctatctccccatagctcctccaacacttgttacattCTGATttttcaattggactatctttgaggtgTTGGTGGTAttccatagttgttttaatttgcatttatcatATCccaaatgattgggaacattttctcatgtttattgaccCATTGGATTTATGCCTTTgtcaaacttctgttcaggtcctttgcccacctcctcagtgggcagtaaggtattttttcttattgaacgcttgaaaagtattgtagattttagtaataagccctttgtcagatgtatcattgctaaagatattttcccattctgtggactctcttattactctcttggtgaattatttaaaTGTACACAAGTTaaatatcttcagtatatcccacttgtcaatttgtgcctcatctgtatttgtatcttttcctatttctgataacttatgtattccctgtgccaaggatctcaggtttgtcccaattctctcattaatggaccaaatagtttggggttttacctcaaagtctctgatccaccttgagtttattcttgtgcatggagtgaggtaagggtctttctttgtgtttctgcaggtagatacctATGTCTTTCAGAACTGCTTATTGAAGAGGGTATCCAGTTCCCATGTGATATTTTGGGGGACCTTATAAAAAATCAGTTACCTGTATGCTgacgtttttatttctgggttttcagctcttttcaattggtctgaatatctgtcgtggTACCCTTAACAAACTGTTTTGATGACTGTGGTTGTATCATATGTACTAAagacaggtagagcaagccctccctctTTGTACTTCTACTTGAGGAGTTCtcttctaattctgggcttcttccctctccatatgaagttgataatcagtttttccaattctttgaagaaggatgatggtattctcattgggatagcattaaacttacatagtgccttggaaagaattgacatctttactgtattgattcttccaatccatgagcatgggatagtcttccatttgttgaagtcactcttgatttcttgtaatagtgttctatatttTCCTCATACACATCTTTGGTTCTTTTAGTCAGATATATCACTAGATATtaccatttgtgcttggctattgtaaagagtACTGCCGTTTAAATGACCTCTtcttgtgatcttgtctgatgtgtataccagtctgatagacttctgtttgttcatcttgtatcccgccactctgccatattcctctattgcttccaacactacaCTTTTAGGAGTTTCAGGATTTCGATGTAGAAAATCATTGGTTTCTATAAGTTtcatgatttcatctctgatctgggtcagtacccactccttttgcaatagggacTTATTCATGCcccaattgtttgtccttgttttattCATTGTCCTTTTGTTGACGTCCAATCTTATAGCATAGTGGTTGAAGAGAGTTGTCTGTATATTCTCTATgtacttgaatttactcaggtttgactgtgtcccagcatgtggtctatctttgagtatgtacCATGTGAATTTGTAcagaatgtgaatttttaaaatttgggtggaaagctctgcaaatatctatcaagtcgtgTCATCTATTTATGCTGTATAGATCTG
It encodes:
- the LOC142427270 gene encoding large ribosomal subunit protein eL32, with the translated sequence MAALRPLVKPKIVKKRTKKFIRHQSDRYVKIKRNWRKPRGIDNRVRRRFKGQILMPNIGYGSNKKTKHMLPSGFRKFLVHNVKELEVLLMCNKSYCAEIAHNVSSKNRKAIVERAAQLAIRVTNPNARLRSEENE